In Lepidochelys kempii isolate rLepKem1 chromosome 10, rLepKem1.hap2, whole genome shotgun sequence, a single window of DNA contains:
- the WFIKKN1 gene encoding WAP, Kazal, immunoglobulin, Kunitz and NTR domain-containing protein 1: MPSCCFIGGRELKRKKGELQLREAGQPDPMLATLLLSLLPVLAESASLQPIRMSHLGVCPNQLNPNLWVDAQSTCERECHTDQDCEGFEKCCTNVCGLRSCVAARYADGSVSSLELGQEASCESFVCTQQGSDCDIWDGQPICKCKDRCEKEPNFTCASDGLTYYNKCYMDAEACIRGISLSVVPCKYIFTWPNTSPVPLETTAHPTPGAAAEVPIPPALYNNPFHQSVYVGGTVSFHCDVSGRPRPDITWEKQSDHQENFIMRPDQMYGNVVVTNIGQLVIYNAQPEDAGIYTCTARNSAGLLRADFPLSIIKREPSGGESRAPSTQQVPATECLKEPDKRECEAQQVRWHFDPKKGSCATFHYGGCGANQNHFETYEACRSACVSRAINMCTLPMVQGPCKNWEARWAYNHLMKQCHSFVYGGCEGNDNNFESKETCEDACPFPKTLQCKACRLKSKMVLSLCRSDFAIVGRLMEIIEDQDSGIARFALEDILKDEKMGLKFFNIKYLEVTLSDMDWSCPCPNMTTEDGPLIIMGEVHDGMAMLDPNSYVRAANDKRVKKIYELIEKKTCELLNRFQD, from the exons ATGCCTTCCTGTTGCTTCATTGGAGGAAGGgaattaaagaggaaaaaaggggAGCTCCAGCTCCGGGAGGCAGGTCAGCCCGACCCCATGCTGGCCACTCTGCTCCTGTCTCTACTGCCTGTCCTGGCCGAGAGCGCCAGCCTGCAGCCAATCCGAATGAGTCATCTGGGGGTGTGCCCCAACCAACTGAACCCCAACCTGTGGGTGGATGCCCAGAGCACCTGCGAACGGGAGTGCCACACTGACCAG GACTGTGAAGGCTTTGAGAAGTGCTGCACCAATGTCTGTGGCCTGCGGAGCTGCGTGGCTGCCCGCTATGCTGACGGCAGCGTCTCGTctctggagctggggcaggaggcctCGTGTGAGAGCTTTGTGTGCACCCAGCAGGGCTCAGACTGCGACATCTGGGACGGGCAGCCCATCTGCAAGTGCAAGGACAGGTGTGAGAAGGAGCCCAACTTCACATGCGCCTCAGACGGGCTCACGTACTACAACAAGTGCTACATGGACGCGGAGGCCTGTATCCGGGGCATCAGCCTCAGCGTGGTGCCGTGCAAGTACATCTTCACCTGGCCAAACACCAGCCCGGTGCCGCTGGAGACCACGGCTCACCCCACGCCCGGGGCTGCTGCTGAGGTGcccatccccccagccctctACAACAACCCCTTCCACCAATCGGTCTACGTGGGTGGCACTGTCAGCTTCCATTGCGACGTGAGTGGGCGGCCCCGGCCGGACATCACCTGGGAGAAGCAGAGCGACCACCAGGAGAACTTCATCATGCGGCCTGACCAGATGTATGGCAACGTGGTGGTCACGAATATCGGCCAGCTGGTCATCTACAACGCCCAGCCAGAGGACGCCGGCATCTACACCTGCACAGCCAGGAACTCCGCTGGCCTCCTCCGGGCCGACTTCCCCCTCTCCATCATCAAGAGAGAGCCCTCCGGGGGGGAGTCCAGGGCACCCAGCACCCAGCAGGTCCCAGCCACCGAGTGTCTGAAGGAGCCTGACAAGAGGGAATGCGAGGCTCAGCAGGTGCGCTGGCATTTTGATCCCAAGAAGGGCTCGTGCGCCACCTTCCACTACGGCGGTTGTGGTGCCAACCAGAACCACTTTGAGACGTACGAGGCGTGCCGCTCGGCCTGCGTCAGCAGGGCCATCAATATGTGCACCCTGCCCATGGTGCAGGGGCCTTGCAAGAACTGGGAGGCCCGCTGGGCCTACAATCACCTGATGAAGCAGTGCCACTCCTTCGTCTACGGTGGCTGCGAGGGCAATGACAACAACTTTGAGAGCAAGGAGACCTGTGAGGatgcctgccccttccccaagaccctgcAGTGCAAGGCCTGCCGGCTCAAGAGCAAGATGGTGCTGAGCCTGTGCCGCAGCGATTTTGCCATTGTGGGCCGGCTCATGGAGATCATTGAGGACCAGGACTCAGGCATTGCCCGCTTCGCCCTCGAGGACATCCTCAAGGACGAGAAGATGGGCCTCAAGTTCTTCAATATTAAGTACCTGGAGGTCACCTTGAGCGACATGGACTGGAGTTGCCCCTGCCCCAACATGACCACGGAGGATGGGCCCCTCATTATCATGGGGGAGGTGCATGATGGCATGGCCATGCTGGACCCCAACAGCTACGTCCGAGCTGCCAACGACAAGCGGGTGAAGAAGATCTATGAGCTCATTGAGAAGAAAACCTGTGAGCTCCTCAACAGGTTCCAGGACTAG